A genome region from Cyprinus carpio isolate SPL01 chromosome B23, ASM1834038v1, whole genome shotgun sequence includes the following:
- the LOC109054122 gene encoding hepatocyte nuclear factor 4-alpha-like, whose product MRLSKPLVDMEMADYSEALDPAYTTLEFENMQVLAMSTDSSSAESAMNVGNHLGAGTLCAICGDRATGKHYGASSCDGCKGFFRRSVRKNHMYSCRFNRQCIVDKDKRNQCRYCRLKKCFRAGMKKEAVQNERDRISTRRSSYEDSSLPSINALIQADVLSRQISSPGPILNGDIRTKKVATITDVCESMKQQLLVLVEWAKYIPAFCDLPLDDQVALLRAHAGEHLLLGAAKRSMLYKDILLLGNDHIIPRNFPELEVSRVAVRILDELVLPFQDLQIDDNEYACLKAIVFFDPDAKGLSDPSKIKRMRYQVQVSLEDYINDRQYDSRGRFGELLLLLPTLQSITWQMIEQIQFVKLFGMAKIDNLLQEMLLGGSANEAPHAHHSLHPHLVQEHLSNNVIVTTNMATPIHNGQMSTPETPIPSPPTASGSDHYKMAPGVIATVPKQPSSIPQPTITKQEAI is encoded by the exons ACTCCTCGTCAGCTGAGAGTGCCATGAATGTTGGCAACCACTTAGGGGCCGGCACCCTATGTGCCATCTGTGGGGACCGGGCCACAGGAAAGCACTACGGAGCCTCCAGCTGTGACGGATGCAAGGGGTTCTTCAGACGCAGCGTACGCAAAAACCACATGTATTCCTGCAG ATTTAACAGACAGTGCATAGTGGACAAAGACAAGAGAAATCAGTGCCGGTACTGCAGACTAAAGAAATGTTTTCGAGCTGGGATGAAGAAGGAAG CTGTGCAGAATGAAAGAGACAGGATTAGCACCAGAAGATCCAGCTATGAAGACAGCAGCTTACCCTCCATAAACGCACTCATTCAGGCTGATGTCCTTTCTAGACAG ATCTCATCACCTGGTCCTATCTTGAATGGCGACATCAGAACGAAGAAGGTAGCCACTATAACCGATGTGTGCGAGTCTATGAAACAGCAGCTGCTGGTGCTGGTTGAATGGGCTAAATACATCCCAGCATTCTGTGACCTTCCCCTGGATGATCAG GTTGCTTTACTGCGAGCTCATGCTGGAGAACATCTGCTGCTAGGAGCTGCCAAACGCTCCATGCTGTATAAAGACATTTTACTATTAG GTAATGATCATATAATTCCACGAAATTTCCCCGAATTGGAGGTGAGCCGTGTGGCTGTAAGGATCCTTGATGAGTTAGTCCTTCCCTTCCAGGATCTCCAGATCGATGACAATGAATATGCCTGTTTGAAGgccattgtattttttgatccAG ATGCCAAAGGTTTAAGCGACCCAAGCAAGATCAAACGCATGCGATACCAAGTTCAAGTTAGTTTGGAGGACTACATAAATGACCGACAGTACGATTCACGAGGACGGTTCGGCGAGCTACTACTTCTGTTGCCAACGCTACAGAGTATCACCTGGCAAATGATCGAGCAAATCCAATTTGTTAAATTGTTTGGAATGGCGAAGATAGACAACCTGCTACAAGAGATGCTTCTAGGAG GTTCTGCTAATGAAGCTCCTCATGCCCATCATTCTCTACACCCACATCTGGTCCAGGAGCACCTCAGTAACAATGTCATAGTCACCACAAACATGGCCACTCCAATTCACAATGGCCAGATGT cCACTCCAGAAACTCCAATCCCATCTCCCCCGACAGCCTCAGGTTCTGATCATTACAAAATGGCACCGGGGGTTATAGCCACAGTGCCAAAACAACCAAGCTCCATCCCTCAACCAACCATCACCAAACAAGAGGCCATCTGA